A segment of the Toxotes jaculatrix isolate fToxJac2 chromosome 2, fToxJac2.pri, whole genome shotgun sequence genome:
CAGCATTTCCAGCCTAAGCATCCAGCAACCTATCGACCCCTGAGGGAAGTGGGTGAgataaggaagaaaaaagacatcCTCTCCCACAGTAAACATCATATTTAAGGCACTGCAGAGATTaggtactgtatgtactgtacatccTCTTATCCTCGTCTGCAACTGGAAACAAGCCAAACAGTGACCAGTTGACAGTTATTATAAGTAACGCTATATGTCTTTATTCCTCTGTGACGGTCTGTCAGCCAAACACATTGAACCCTGTAAGAGACATTGGCCCCGGGGGCCGGAAACGTGAAGAGATTTCCTATTTCAGAGGAAGGTCATTTCCTCTGAAGAACGTTAGCAGCAGGTTGTTGATGCTATGCAGAATCcctcagcagacagacagtatTACACTAtagtacataaacacacacacattttaatctgtCGAGggggactgtgtgtctgtgcatgcgaCACATGATTGATAAGGAGCTCTGAGGCAGGGATGAATGCTCACTAAAAGAATTGAAATGTGAACATTAGCTTCTTTAAATGACCTGCTGGGTGTTAAACTATGTGTAAAgagctgctctgtttgtgtgtgtgtgtgtgtgtgtgtgtgtgtgtgtgtgtgtgtgtgtgtgtgtgtgtgtgtgtgcgtgtgcgtgtcagtgagagagtgagacCTGCTTTGCTACATTGCTCCTTGCAGAGGCAGCTGTTGTGAAGTAACCATTAGAGTgacatttcctctctgcctgtccaGTGATAACACTTCTCCACACTGAGACTGGATCATTAGCACTAAAGACACAATCTTAACTGCAGCCTTCAGCACGATTTAATATACTGTAGTGGGGTCTCCAGCTGTCGCCTAACATTATTTCTTTGCAGTTGTGCGTctgagggggagaggaggaaacagggaTGTCTGGTGCACacagagaacgagagagagagagagagagagagagagagagatcagggtctgaacaaaaatcagaaaatgtccTTAAGAAAGCGCATTTGAAATGTTCCAATTGTTGGTCCTTCACGTTATTTTTGGTCTCCAAGGTGAAACATGAACGGACAGAATGATAAGGGCTCCACTCACTGAATGGCTGTGCGTCATCGCAGTAGCGAGCACGCCTCCTGCCGTGCCAAGTATTAAAGCTGCTCTCCTCCGACTTCCAGAGACTGAACCCGTTTCACTCCGGGTGATGACCAAGTGAAAGTCAACAAATGTCGGCTCAGTTTGAACAGTCtagtttatttttcctgtgcTTTCACACATAAAGGCGCAATGGATTTAAACTTCACACTCCCGGAGCGTGATTTGGCAGGCTGGGGCGCGCTGGCGCAGAGACTCTTTGGGAATAACTCACTGTCTCCAATTGATAACAGCACTGCCGCTTCTAaaacggaggaggaggacttGGAAGTCAACACGGACGTTTACTCCAAGGTGATTGTCACTGTAATCTACGTGGCTCTGTTCGCTGTGGGCTCTCTGGGGAACTCCATCACCCTGTACACGCTGCTGACCAAAAAAACCCTGCAGAACCTCCAGAGCACCGTGCACTACCACCTGGCTAGCCTCGCCGTGTCCGACCTGCTGATCCTGGTCCTCTCCATGCCCATCGAGCTCTACAACTTCATCTGGTTCCACCACCCGTGGGTTTTCGGGGACGCAGTGTGCAGGGGTTACTACTTCCTCCGGGACAGCTGCTCCTATGCCACCGCGCTAAACATCGCCAGTCTGAGCGTGGAGCGCTACATGGCCATCTGCCACCCGTTCAAAGCCAAAAGCATCATGTCCCGCAGCCGCACCAAGAAGCTTATCAGTGCCATGTGGCTCGCGTCCTTCGCGCTGGCCACGCCGATGCTCTTCATCATGGGCCAGATGATGCGTAAAGGAGAGAAGATATGCACCGCTATCGTCTCCCCTGTCACCATGAAGACTGTTCTACAGGTGGGTGTCAGAGAAGTGTCATGGGGCTGGTTTGTTTAGAGGCTTTACGCACACGTCTCCACAGTTGGTTTTTGCGCACCGACATTAATTAAAGTGGAAAATGTTAACATGACTCTGGAGTCCCAGTAATAAGTAGAATAATGTGGGTGTTAgtggagatgttttttttgttgtttgtttttgttttttgttttttctttttctttttcttttacaatgtACGTGTGTGCCATAGCGCTGGACAAACTCACGCGCGAATGTCTCCAAAATTCCTGTGCATATCTGTTGATTTTTCATTGGAAACTACAAAAAGGAGCTAAATCATAGCCCACGCTGAAATAACGTTGATTTTATTTAGACATTCAGGCTTTAACTagtatattaaaataaatttagcCGGCGGGATGTCAGTAATTCCGTTTCATTGCAGGAAATGAACAGGACAGACTCGCACCAACATCAACAACATGACTTGTTTCTCTTATAAAGTAATCAGACATCTAAACGCACGGGAAATGATCAGGTCCTCCCTGTGGTGGGTGAAAATCGCTGAAAGATCATAAACAGCCAGAAAAGAActtccagcagcaggcagagcgCTACAGGTGAGATGGTTTCTGAAGCGGTGTCCTCTGCGCTCAGTTCCTTTATATGTGAGGTGCATGTAGAGTTGAATGACTGGTGTTGAATCCATTAGTGGATTGACATAAAAATGAATCTGTTTTGATCATCGATTGGTTATTGAATATACTTTTCATGAAAAAAAGCCAAAGATTTGATGGTTCCATCtttttaaatgtgaggatttgtgccttttttcttttgttgctaTAGTAAAGTgaatatgtttgtattttgggCTGTTGGTCAGAGAGTTACAACGGACCCTTGCTGCAGGTTATTCCTTTTCTGTTAATAATTGGATCTACATTTGCTTACAGAGCAAAGCATCTGAttttctgaaaaagaaatacCAAACAGTCATTGAAAAAGTCAGAAGGTCATTTGAGAATATTTACCACTGGTCTGAAGATCCTTCCAGAGTCCTCAAAGACTCTTCTAAAcatctgaatgaaaaaaaatgtctcttgtacaattaaaaaagaaaagtcacagGTTTCCTGCTTTCTGGTGGCCAGAAATAACACACCTCCTTGTTCAAGGAGTAAGTATTCTTGTTATTAGAAATTCTCTGCAATTTTACAGACTAAATAATGGGTGatttaattgagaaaataattagtaatgaaaataattactaGTTGCAGCACTATGTGCATGTTAAGGGGAGATGTGGCTCAATGTAAAGAGCCCATGAGTCATCAGCGAGTGTGTGGgtgagaaacaaagagacagaccCACATAACACTCTCAGAGCAGCAGCCCCCTCTAACAAAGAAAAGGCTATTTCTCAAGGCTGTCCCCACTGCTCCCCAAGATAAATGGTGTTGTTCTGCAGGTCGTAGGTCGTATAAATGATTGGGTCAATCTCCCCGGCTTTGTTTGCAATGCACATACTTGGCGTTGACTCCGAAGGCCAACTGAGCTCTCGGTgttgtgatttgcactgtgagAAATTAGAAATGATTAGGTGAGTTGTTCTGTGGACACTTGGCACGAGACAAAAGCAAAAGGGAATGTGACTTCAGctggtgtgtctctgtgagtgtctgtcttCAGCTTTTGTGGAATCATTATGATCACCATCATCGCTTTTGTCTGCTGCAGCCTCCCTGTCTGGTTTTAATCTCTCCTGCTTTTTTGACATCACGCTGATTTTTGTCCCGGTCTGTTTTTCTTGCTTCTTGTTTGTCCTTGCATGTCTCttcttcattctgtttttcttcctcctctattCATCACTCCTCCATGACAATAACTAACTGTAGCAGTACCAAGGTTAGCAATTCTTATCTTGCGATGCTTTCTTTGAGGATATTGGCATTCGTGAGCTGCAGATAGTCTGGAGACATTTTCCCACAGCAGAGTTCTAACTCTATACAAATCACAGAGGactctgtgttattttttccaCTTATGTAAAGACCAGAACAATAAATACTCTGGGACCGAGCCTGGAGACATTATATGACGCACACTGGCAAAGAGGaaatgatcacattttttttgtttgtttgtttatgaatatactgtactctatatgtgtgtgtgtgtgtgtggaagatgCAGTAGAAGCTAGTTCAGgaggtgtcctgctgctgtggagggTCCCCAAACACTCTGGCTGCTTTGACAACAGTGAGTGACAATGAAGggagagaaggtgtgtgtgtacttgtgtgtacttgtgtgtacttgtgtgcgAAAATTGAAGTGAAGGGGAAAGATGAGGGGGTCAGAGAGCGAGGGGGGAGAagaaggggggcggggggctgaTCATGTGTAGATTAATAGGAGGAGCATGGCACTAACACTGCCTGGGTTAGGGGTTCAGTTCCCGCTGCAGTTATCCAGCAGTCTTAAATTCAGCTGCACTGCTGTGAGTAAAGCTGTGTCTCTAAATGGCAAATATAAACAATGCAAAACATCTGCAGACTGTTCTGATCCTCTTAAAACCTTCCAATCCAGACTCTCTGGGGTTGCATAAATGCTTGAACGGTTTTTGAGTTCTTTTAGTTTGAAGTCAGATTATGTAACTATACATCAGAACAGCtttacactgactgactgaggctgatgtTACAATCCACatcatcttcacacacactgtggtacACAGCTATGTTGATAACTTACTCTTTGTTCTTATGGTTTATTGTAGCTGGCAAGCTAtcatctcctgctgctgtggagtATATGCTGTGAAGTCATTGGTGGTTTACATCTGAATCTTTGTTCACACATTGTTCATTTGGGACACACATATGACAGTTTCTCTCAGCCTTGCTGCATCTGGTCTCACCTGCAGGATTTAGGGGCTGGATACACTATTTTTATTAcctttttctacatttaaaagtgacttagtttagttttaaagttaaaattcaCAGGATTTCAGCCCAGTTGTTGAACCACAATTGAGATTTAATTCTACAAGTTACAGGTTGAGCAGCTGCTTTGTCAGACATACAACAGAAAGCAACAGGTGTATCTGTTTACAGCGCAGCCAGACACACTCGCATTGTTTAAATAGATCAGTCAGTCATTACTCATTACTTTTGCCATCATGCCTGGCACGAGTAGTTTTCCACACAACCACAGGGACACAGAGGAGCTGGTTATCATGctgctcactgtggctgctcccTGTCATTCAGTTACTGCTGCAATATTTAACATTGATCTGCTTTTACAAAATTTCAGAGACCAttgttttgtgttgcatttCTGAGAAAAGATCATTATCAGTTTCACACAGGAAAGAAACAACActctcctgtttt
Coding sequences within it:
- the ntsr1 gene encoding neurotensin receptor type 1, with amino-acid sequence MDLNFTLPERDLAGWGALAQRLFGNNSLSPIDNSTAASKTEEEDLEVNTDVYSKVIVTVIYVALFAVGSLGNSITLYTLLTKKTLQNLQSTVHYHLASLAVSDLLILVLSMPIELYNFIWFHHPWVFGDAVCRGYYFLRDSCSYATALNIASLSVERYMAICHPFKAKSIMSRSRTKKLISAMWLASFALATPMLFIMGQMMRKGEKICTAIVSPVTMKTVLQVNAFLSFVVPMVAISVLNGVIANHLLRMFREAEQDNRVCIIGGNPTMLNVTVEPNRAQSLRHGVLVLRAVVIAFVVCWLPYHARRLMFCYVSEWSDDLYDFYHYFYMLTNVLFYVSSAINPILYNLVSATYRQIFFSTLRYFCMPCRHAPRRHPHPLTRHSISISSNHTLSTNIIKETAY